A window of the Candidatus Latescibacterota bacterium genome harbors these coding sequences:
- a CDS encoding RNA polymerase sigma factor, with translation MSNVSTDIKKETLLAWKNGSSDAFEEIVNITMTRAYSVALSLVGNAEDAKDLSQEAFIAAHRAKKSFDDERPFFPWFYRILRNRCLNFIRSRSKRGEISMDVLIEKDSGIESPERAMIRKEDSEALWNALFTLSPEHREIIVLRNFQDLAYREISEVLGISQGTVMSRLFYARKALYDVLKDRLRVEGDDAR, from the coding sequence ATGTCGAATGTTTCGACAGACATAAAAAAAGAGACTCTACTGGCTTGGAAGAATGGTAGTTCCGATGCATTTGAGGAGATTGTGAATATTACTATGACTCGCGCGTATTCGGTCGCACTGAGCCTTGTCGGAAACGCGGAGGACGCAAAAGACCTTTCGCAGGAAGCCTTCATAGCCGCTCACAGGGCGAAGAAGAGTTTTGACGATGAAAGGCCGTTTTTCCCCTGGTTCTACAGGATCCTTCGTAACAGATGTCTGAACTTTATCCGAAGCAGGTCAAAGCGCGGAGAGATATCGATGGATGTGCTGATCGAGAAGGACAGTGGTATCGAATCGCCGGAAAGAGCGATGATCCGAAAAGAGGATTCCGAAGCGCTATGGAATGCTCTTTTCACACTTTCTCCGGAACATCGTGAAATAATAGTTTTGAGGAATTTTCAGGATCTGGCCTATCGGGAGATATCCGAAGTACTTGGTATCTCCCAGGGAACCGTGATGTCCAGACTCTTTTATGCCAGGAAGGCTCTCTATGATGTTTTAAAGGACCGTCTCCGCGTCGAAGGGGATGATGCGCGATGA